The nucleotide window GGCGGCACGCTCCTCGAACTGCTCCTGCGCCCGTGGCTCCACTCCGGCCTGGCTCATGGAGGCGCTCCCGCCTCATCCCGCTCCGTGGGGCCCCGCAGCGCGCAGCCGTACACCGGGTGCTGGCCCTCGCCCTCGGCGCCCTCGAGCAGCAGGGCCTCCAGGCTGGCCCGCCCGGCGTTGTCGCCCGCATGTCCGCGCGAGCGAGTGATTCCTCCGCTGAAGCGCAGGCGCCCCTCCGCGTCGTAGAGCAGCACGTGCCCGGAGGTGGTGGCACCCAGGCGCCGCGCCTCCACGCCGCCGAAGTCCTCCTGCGCGGTGACGCCGGGGATGGAGGCCGCGCGCCGCCACAGCTCGCCCTGCTTCCAGTCCGCACCCTCCCCCTCCGGCCGGAGGAAGAGGACATAGGCGTCCACGCGCCCGCCGGCCCGCGCCATCACCGCCTCCAGCTCTCCCATGCTCGCGCGCGAGCAGGGGCAGCGCGGGTGGGCCAGCATGACGAGCAGGAAGCGGCCCGGCGTGGGACGCAGCGCGCTGTCCGCGGGCCAGCGCGAGGGGGCCTCGGGCGGCTCACCCGGCGTGGTGGAGTAGCGCGCCAGGGCCGTCATCCCTCCGAGCACGGCGGCCAGCCACAGCACTCCAGTCGCGGCGAGCACCCGGCTCCCGCGCCCCGCTGGAAGCCTGCCCTTCATCTCACATCACTCGCTTCCAGGCCCCCAGCTCCGAGGAGAGCGAACTCATCACCCGCTTGAGCCGGGCGGACTCCGCCGCGCGCTGGACGATTTCCACCAGGCGGGGCGGCTCGTAGGGCTTGATGAGCAGGTAGTAGAGGCCCTGGGCCTCGTACTTGTCCCGCTTCTCCAGATACTCGGCGTGGCCGGTGACGAGCACGCCGGACAGGTGCGGCTGCCGGGCCGTCGCCTCGCGCAGCAGCTGGATGCCGTTCTGGCCGGGCATGTTGAAGTCCGTGCACACCACGTCGATCGTATTGCGCTCCATCTGGCGCAGCGCCGAGGTGGCATCCGAGGCCGTCAGCACCCGGAAATCCTCGGACAGCACGGCAGCGGCGGTGATGAGCACCGGGTGCTCGTCATCCACCACCAGGACTGTGAGCCTCTCGTTCATCGCGTCCAGCGCCTCGCGGTCACCCAGAAAAGATGTGCGTTCATGTGAGGGAGCTTGCCGGAGTTTCCGGGGTCCCCCGCGACCTTGTTGATCCAGCCTAACGTGAATGGATCGCCGGTACCGCCAGGCGAGCTTGCCGGGGTTGGACAGCGGACAGAGCCGCTGCCTCCTTCCGCCCCGAAGTTCAAGAATGGAAGAGCGAGCATCCGGAAGTGAACGCTCCTCCGCCCCGCGCGCTGATAGGTTCAGGGGGCACATCGGGGAGCCTGGATGGACGTCGAGGTCCGCTTTGCCAGCACGGAGGATGAGCGAGAAGCCATCTACCGGCTGCGCTACGAGACCTACGTCGAGGAGATGCACCTCTACCAGGGCCTGGCCGATCACTCGCACCGGTGGCTGAAGGACGCGGACGATGGCGCGGCCCACCTCATGTACGCGCGGACCCAGGGCGAGGTGGTGGGAACGGTCCGGGTGCACCTGGGCAGCGACGGAGCCATTCCCCCGCCCCTGGCCGAGCGCTTCGCGCTGGAGCGCTTCCTGCCGCTGGTGCCGCAGGAGAGCCTGTCGGTGGTGGGGCGCTTCATGGTGCGCCGGGACATGCGAGGCACCGCGGTGCCCTTCCGGCTCATCCACGAGAGCATCGGCTTCCTGCTGGAGCAGGGCATGGAGCTGGCCTTCTGCGACTGCCAGCCGCACCTGCTCAACCTCTATCTGTCGCTGGGCTTCCGGCCCTACCTGGGCACGTTCGACCACCCGGAGTTCGGGGTGATGGTGCCGCTGGTGCTGGTGCTCCGGGACCGCGAGCACATGGAGTGGGTGGGCTCGCCGCTGCGGGCGCTGCTGGCGGCGGACGTGGCCTCGGAGGTGCCCGCGCGCGTGGCGCCGCTGCTGAAGCAGGCCCGGGACGTGCTGAGCCAGGAGCTCAGCGATCCGGAGCACTACCTGCGGGAGGTGCACGGGCTGATGGGCTCCACGCGGCCGCCCCTCTTCGCCGGCCTGTCGGAGCAGGAGCTGCAGGCCGTGCTGGCCAGCAGCCACGTCATCCAGTGCGCCCCTGGCGACTACCTCATCCGGCGCGGGCAGGTGGCGCGCACCGTCTTCGTGGTGCTCTCCGGCTCGCTGGAGGTGCGGGATGGGGACCGCGTGGTGGCGACGACCACCGCGGGCGAGGTGCTCGGCGAGGTGGCCTTCCTGCTGTCCACCTCACGCATCAGCGACGTGTGCGCCACCGGCGCGGGCGCTCGCGTGCTGTGCCTGAGCGAGAAGTCCCTGCGCGCGCTGATCGACTCCAGCTCGCGCGCGGCGGCGCTGCTGCTGCTCAACCTCTCGCGGGCCCTGGCCCACAAGCTGGTGCAGCGCGCCGACAGCCCGAAGTGAGGGGCCGCCGGCGCGCCTGGGTCAGGCCTGGTGGTGGGCGCGCAGGACGTCCGCGTGGTGCTGCAGCTGGTGGCGCGCCGCCTCGAACGCGTCGTTCACCGCCTGGTACGGATCCTCGTGCTCGCGCCGCTCGTGCTCCTTGCCCACGACGATGTCCTTGCCCGGGACGTGGAGATCGACGCGCACGTGGAAGCGCCGGCCCTGCTGGTGATGCTTGTGCGGCTGCTCCACCACCACATGGCAGCCCACGATGCGATCGAAGAACTGCTCCAGCTTCTCCGCCTGCTCCCGGATGTGCTCCGACATGGCCTCGCTCGGCCCCATACCCCGGTAGGTGATCTGCAGCGGTCGGTTCATCTGACGCCTCGTCTGTGGCCCTGTGGGCCGTGTCCGCCCTCTCTCCATTGCATTCCCGAGGCCAGCAATTCCCATGACAATTCAAGCAGTTACGGCCTGCTCGGACGCAGCCTTTGCGGCGAAGCGCCACACGGCCGCAGCGGTTGCGCGGCCCCCTGCGACACCGCACGGGCAGTAGGCCCCGCCTCACTGCCCGTCACCCAGGCAGCCGGCCAGTCTGGGAGGGCGTCCGAGTGCCTACCTTGTGCGTCGGGGGAGCCCTTCCAGCTCCTCGAGGAGGCGGCATGATCCGGTTCGGGCCCGCGGGGTGGACATACAGAGACTGGGAGGGCGTGGTGTACCCGAAGCCCAAGCCCAGGGGGTTCGATCCGCTGGTGGCGATGGCGGCGCTGTTCGACACCATCGAGCTGAACACGTCCTTCTACGCGCCCATCACCCCACGCAACGCGCACCTGTGGCTGGAGCGCACGGAGTTCAACCCGAACTTCCGCTTCACGGCGAAGCTGTGGAAGCGCTTCACCCACGAGCGCTCCGAGCCCTGGACGGCGGAGGACGTGCGGTGGGCGCGCGTGGGGCTGAGCCTCCTGCGGGACGCGGGGCGGCTGGGCGCGGTGCTGGTGCAGTTCCCGTGGTCCTTCCGCAACGAGCCGAAGAACCGGGACCACGTGGACGCCATCGTCTCCGCGTTCGAGGGGCTGCCGCTAGTGCTCGAGGTGCGGCACGCCTCGTGGAACGAGCCCTCGTACTACGCGGAGTTGGTGGAGCGGGGGCTGGGGTTCGTGAACATCGACCAGCCGCTGTTCAAGAACTCCATCGCGCCGAGCGCTCGGGCCACGGCGGCGGTGGGCTACGTGCGGGTGCACGGGCGCAACTACAAGGAATGGTTCCGCCAGAAGTCCTCGCCGATCGATCGGTATGACTACCTGTACTCGGCGCGCGAGCTGGAGCCGTGGGCCGAGCGCACGAAGGAGGTCGCCGCGCATGCGCGCGTGGAGGACGTGTACGTCATCACCAACAACCACGCGCGGGGCAAGGGCGTGGCGAACGCGCTGATGTTGAAGGCGATGGTGACGGGGCAGAGGGTGGAGGCCCCCGAGACGCTGCTGCGCGAGTACCCCGAGGCGCTGGGCCCCTACGCGCGCCCGATGGACCTGACCGCGAGCGCGCTCGAGCACACCGCTCCGGCTCCCTAGTATTTGCATGTCACCCGGCAAGTCGCGTCAAATCCCGTGGCGGGGACCCTCTCATGACGCAGTCGGTGAACACCGCTCGAATCGAAGTCCTGGGCAACGCCCTGCTCTCGGCGATGGAGGCAATGAGGATTGCCCCTGACCGGGCGCTGCGCATCTTCGCGGAGCACGGCATTGCCCGTCCGGAGAAGACGGCCTGGTACCCCTTCCAGGGAGTGCTGGGTGCCTACCGGGACATCCTGAAGCAGATCGGCCCGAACACGATGCGGGCCGTGGGGCGCAACATCCCCAAGAACGCCGAGTTCCCACCGGACCTCCGAACGGTGGAGCAGGCGCTGCAGTCGCTCGACACGGCCTACCACATGAACCACCGGGGCCCCGGGCACATCGGCGGCTACCGCTACGAGTCCACCGGCCCGCGCAGCGCGCGGATGGTCTGCGACAACCCCTACCCCTGCCCGATGGATGAAGGGCTGGTGGAGTCGCTGGCCGACCGCTTCCGCCCAAAGGACTCCTTCTTCATCCGCCTTCAGCACGACGCGGCCAGCTGCCGCGAGCGGGGGGATGCGGCCTGCGCGTATCTGATTGCCTGGTAGGGACTCATGAGCGGCCCATTCCACACTCCCGACCTGAGCCGTCGCGCCTTCGCGCGGACCAACCGCCAGACGGTGGAGCAGCGCGTGGCGCTGCTGCGCGAGTTCTTCCCCCAGGGTGTGCACGGCATCGGAGAGCTGTGCTGCGGCGACTGCAGCCGCCAGCATGCGGCCTACACCTCCCAGCTCGGCGTGAAGCGCTACCGCTCGCTGGACCTGGAGCCGGCCATCGTCGCGGCCAACCAGGAGCGAGGCATCGAGTGCGTGCAGGGCGACGTCACCCGCCCGGAGATGCTGCGGCCCTTCCTGGAGCTCGAGGTCCTCTTCTACGGCCCGCCGCTCTCGGTGGAGTGTGACGCGCACCGCTCCTTGTCCTTCCGTGAGGTGGTGCCGCCGTTCTCCGAGGTGGCGGGGTTGCTGTTCGGCAAGCTCGGCTATGACGGCACGCTGGTGTGCATCGCGCCCAACACCACGACGGTGGGGGACGCGCGCTGGCTCTACACCCAGGTGCGCGAGGTGCGCCCGGAGGTGGGCCTACGCCTCATCCACCACAGCTTCTCCACGGTGACGGGCTCGGACGAGCCCACCGAGCCGCGCAGGAAGTACGTGGAGCTCTGGCTGTCCACGCGCCTGGAGGATGCGTGGGAGGTGCGCGAGTCCCAGCCTCCGCCGCAGGGCTGAAACCCTCGGACGCCTGAGCCTAAATGGGTCCGAAAAAGTCTTTTCACGGCCCCCTGTAAGAGTCCGCGCAACCTGAACCAGGCAGAGGGCCCGAGGCCTCCCCGCGTCCGGTCCCCCTGCCGGGAAAAACCTGTGCGAACTGGTCTGCTTGTCATACCAGTTCGCTGCCGGTCCGCCGACAGGGTGCCTCCCTCCGGGGTGCAGGAACTTCTTCGCAGTGACTTGGCTGCCGTGCGCGGCCGCCGTCAGCCCGACGCCACCGCCATCAGCCGTATCAGGCCCGCACTCAGGTGGCCCGGGCTCGCGTGTGGTCCTCCCATCGCCTGACCCCTTCCATCCCCGGGGCTCCCGCCGCGGCTCAGCAGCAGCGCCCGCCGCCCGCGCGATAGCGCGCCTGCATCCGCTCGTTGAAGAACTCCGCGTAGCTCATCACCGGCCGCTCCGGGTGGTGGCGGCGCATGTGCTGGACGTAGGTGTCGTAGTCGGGCACCCCGATGATCAATCGCGCGGTCTGCACGACGCGCCGCCAGAGTCTCCGCAGCGCTTCTCGGGGCAGGGTCATGTCAGGCATCCGTCGCCACCTGGGGAACATGCGGTGTCTCCCGCGCCGTCGGCACCTCCGAACGGCGGGCCGCCAGCGCTGCGCGCAGCCCGAACACGAGCGTCATCACGACCACCATCATGAACAGGACGGTGAGGCCGGCATCCACGTAGTCGTTGGTGATGACCCGCTGCATCTCCTCGACGGATTTGGCGGGCGCCAGCACCTTGCCGCTCTCCATCGCCGACGTGAAGGCGCGTGCGTGCGCCAGGAAGCTGACCCGGATGTCGCTGCTGAACACCTTCTGCCAGCCCGCCGTCAGCGTGCACAGCACCAGCCACGCGGTGGGGATGGCGGGGATCCACAGGAAGCGCTCGCGCTTCATCTTCACCAGCGCCACGCAGGCCAGCGTCAGCGCGATGGCGGCCAGCATCTGGTTGGCGATGCCGAACAGCGGCCACAGCGTGTTGATGCCGCCCAGGGGATCCACCACGCCCTGGTAGAGGAAGTAGCCCCAGCCCGACACGCAGATGGCCGTGGCGATGAGGTTGGCGCCCCAGGAGTCGGTCCTCTTCAGCGGCGCGTACGCCAGGCCCGCCAGCTCCTGGATCATGAAGCGGCCCACGCGCGTGCCGGCGTCCACGGTGGTGAGGATGAACAGCGCCTCGAACAGGATGGCGTAGTGATACCAGAAGGCCATCATCCCCTCTCCGCCGACCAGCCCATGGAGAATCTGAGCCATGCCTACCGCCAGGGTCGGCGCGCCTCCGGCTCGCGACAGGATGGACGACTCGCCGATGTCCCGGGCCGTCTGGGTGAGCACCTCGGGCGTGAGCACGAAGCCCCACTGGCTGATGACCTGCGCCGCGCTCTCCACGGTGGTGCCAATCAGGCCCGGCGGAGAGTTCATCGCGAAGTACACCCCGGGCTGCAGCACCGTGGCGGAGATCATCGCCATGATGGCCACGAAGGCCTCCATGAGCATCGAGCCGTAGCCCACCATGCGCGCCTCGCTCTCGTTGGCCAGCATCTTCGGGGTGGTGCCCGAGGCGATCAGCGAGTGCCAGCCGGACACCGCGCCGCACGCGATGGTGATGAACAGGAACGGGAACAGGTTGCCGGAGAACACGGGGCCGCTGCCGTCGACGAACCGCGTCACCGCGGGCATCCGCAGCTCGGGCTGGGCCAGGAGGATGCCCAGCGCCAGCACCACCACGGTGCCGATCTTCAGGAAGGTGGACAGGTAGTCGCGCGGCGCCAGCAGCAGCCACACCGGGAGGACCGAGGCGCAGAAGCCGTAGGCGATCAGCATCCACGCCAGCGCCTCGCCGCCGTAGGTGAACAGGGGCGCCATGGAGGGGTTCTCGGCCACCCTGCCGCCCAGCCAGATGGACAGCATCAGCAGCACGAACCCGATGATGGAGACCTCGAGCACGCGGCCCGGCCGCAGGTAGCGCAGGTACACGCCCATCAGCAGGGCGATGGGCATGGTCATCGCCACCGTGAAGGTACCCCAGGCACTGGAGGCCAGCGCCTTCACCACCACCAGGGCCAGCACCGCGAGGATGATCATCATGATCATCAGCACGCCGATCATCGCCACCACGCCCGCGGCGGGCCCCAGCTCCATCCGCACCATGTCACCCAGGGACTTGCCGTCCCGGCGCACGGACAGGAACAGGATGGTGAAGTCCTGCACCGCGCCGGCCAGCACCACCCCGAAGAGGATCCACATCGTGCCGGGCAGGTAGCCCATCTGCGCGGCGAGCACCGGCCCCACCAGCGGGCCCGCCCCCGCGATGGCGGCGAAGTGGTGGCCGAAGAGCACCCACTTGTCCGTGGGCACGTAGTCCAGTCCATCGTTGTGGCGCCGCGCCGGCGTCGCGCGAGTCGGGTCCAGCCGCAGCGCCTTCTCGGCGATGAAGCGACTGTAGAAGCGATACCCGATCATGAAGGTGGCAACCGCCGCCACCACCAGCCACGTGGCGTTGATGGACTCGCCCCGGTGCAGCGCCACCGTGCCCAGGCAGAACGCGCCCAGGACCGAGAGCAGCGCCCATCCCACCTTGCTCGCGACACGCGCCATCGTCCCTTCCGCTCGGCTCATCGCGCGAAGGTGCCTTCAGGGTGGCACCCCGTCAATCTCAACATCCAACCTGGCAGGAGGAGCGTTGCCTTGGAGGCACGCGCTCACGGCGCGCTCGGGTGCACCCGGAGGGACTCGATGGTCTCCGGGGTCGCCGCCTTGAGGAACGCCCGCAGGGCGGCACCGTCCGTCGGCAGGTCGTCCATCCAGCGCCGCACCGTGCCATCATGGCCCGCGGAGATGAGCGCCCGTCCGTCGAGCGCGAAGTCCAGCGCGGAGACTCGGCCCCGGTGCCCCTCGAGCACCCGGCTCTCCCGGGCCTCGATGTCCCAGAGCCGCACCATCCCATCACTGCCTCCCGTCGCGGCGCGCGTCCCCTCCGGCGACACGGCGAGCGCGTACACCCGGCCGCGGTGCCCGCGCAGCACCGCCAGCATCCGCCCGCTCTCCAGCTCCCAGATGCGCGCGTTGCCCTCTCCGCCCAGCGTCGCGAAGCGCTTGCCGTCACGGAAGAAGATGAGACGGTCGATGCCCGTGCCGCCCGCCTCCACGCTCTGGCGAAGCTGCCCGGTGCTCGCGTCCCAGAGGCGGATCGTGTGGTCCATGCTGCCGGTGACGATCACCCGGTCATCCGGTGAGAAGCCGAGCGCCATCACGGACGCCTGGTGCCCCTCGAGCAGCACCTCCTGCCCGGAGGCCAGCTCCCGCACCGCCACGCGTCCATCCCTCCAGCCCGACAGCAGGCGAGCGCCATCCGACGAGAGCGCGACCGTGAGCGCCTCCCCCTCCCGCTGCTCGACGAGCCGCCCCTCACTGCTCTGGAGGCTCCACGAGCGCACGGTCCCATCGGCCCCGGCCGAGAACAGCGAGGCTCCATCCGGCGAGAAGAGCACGCGGTGAACGCGCCCTGTGTGGCCGTGAAGCACCCGTGTCGCGCCGGAGTCGAGCTCGACCAGATAGACGCGGCCATCGGCGCCGGCCGTCGCGAGGAGGGAACCCTCCGAGGAGAAGGCCAGATCGCTCACCTCGCCCTCGTGCTCCACCACCGCCGAGGCCTCCGCGCCCTCGAGCCGGCTCACATGCACGGTGCCGTCCTCGCCTCCGAACGCCACCCGGTCTCCTGCCGGAGAGACGAGCGCGACCTGCACCGCCGAGTCCTGCGCCGCGATGACGCGATCGCGCAGGGCGCCGAGCTCGTACAGGCGCACGGTCTGGTCGACGCTCGTCACGGCCACCCGCTGCCCGTCGGGCGAGAAGGCCACCGACACCACCGCATCGGTCTGTCCCCACAGCACGCGGCTCGTGCCAGAAGCCAGGTCCCAGAGCCTCGCGGTGTTGTCACCCGCCCCGCTCAGGAGCAGCCGAGCATCCGGCGAGAAATCGAGCGAGTGGATGGTGGTCTCGTGCCCTCTCAGCACCTCGGACGCGCCCGTCCGGAGGTTCCAGAGGCGGAGCATTCCATCCTGGGACGCGGAGACGAACCGTGAAGCATCCTGGGGAGCGAAGCTGACGAAGGTGACCTCCCGGGTGTGCCCCGCGAGCCGCTGGACGACGCCC belongs to Hyalangium gracile and includes:
- a CDS encoding thioredoxin domain-containing protein — its product is MKGRLPAGRGSRVLAATGVLWLAAVLGGMTALARYSTTPGEPPEAPSRWPADSALRPTPGRFLLVMLAHPRCPCSRASMGELEAVMARAGGRVDAYVLFLRPEGEGADWKQGELWRRAASIPGVTAQEDFGGVEARRLGATTSGHVLLYDAEGRLRFSGGITRSRGHAGDNAGRASLEALLLEGAEGEGQHPVYGCALRGPTERDEAGAPP
- a CDS encoding response regulator — encoded protein: MNERLTVLVVDDEHPVLITAAAVLSEDFRVLTASDATSALRQMERNTIDVVCTDFNMPGQNGIQLLREATARQPHLSGVLVTGHAEYLEKRDKYEAQGLYYLLIKPYEPPRLVEIVQRAAESARLKRVMSSLSSELGAWKRVM
- a CDS encoding cyclic nucleotide-binding domain-containing protein, which gives rise to MDVEVRFASTEDEREAIYRLRYETYVEEMHLYQGLADHSHRWLKDADDGAAHLMYARTQGEVVGTVRVHLGSDGAIPPPLAERFALERFLPLVPQESLSVVGRFMVRRDMRGTAVPFRLIHESIGFLLEQGMELAFCDCQPHLLNLYLSLGFRPYLGTFDHPEFGVMVPLVLVLRDREHMEWVGSPLRALLAADVASEVPARVAPLLKQARDVLSQELSDPEHYLREVHGLMGSTRPPLFAGLSEQELQAVLASSHVIQCAPGDYLIRRGQVARTVFVVLSGSLEVRDGDRVVATTTAGEVLGEVAFLLSTSRISDVCATGAGARVLCLSEKSLRALIDSSSRAAALLLLNLSRALAHKLVQRADSPK
- the hpf gene encoding ribosome hibernation-promoting factor, HPF/YfiA family, with the translated sequence MNRPLQITYRGMGPSEAMSEHIREQAEKLEQFFDRIVGCHVVVEQPHKHHQQGRRFHVRVDLHVPGKDIVVGKEHERREHEDPYQAVNDAFEAARHQLQHHADVLRAHHQA
- a CDS encoding DUF72 domain-containing protein, giving the protein MIRFGPAGWTYRDWEGVVYPKPKPRGFDPLVAMAALFDTIELNTSFYAPITPRNAHLWLERTEFNPNFRFTAKLWKRFTHERSEPWTAEDVRWARVGLSLLRDAGRLGAVLVQFPWSFRNEPKNRDHVDAIVSAFEGLPLVLEVRHASWNEPSYYAELVERGLGFVNIDQPLFKNSIAPSARATAAVGYVRVHGRNYKEWFRQKSSPIDRYDYLYSARELEPWAERTKEVAAHARVEDVYVITNNHARGKGVANALMLKAMVTGQRVEAPETLLREYPEALGPYARPMDLTASALEHTAPAP
- a CDS encoding YbdD/YjiX family protein, which produces MPDMTLPREALRRLWRRVVQTARLIIGVPDYDTYVQHMRRHHPERPVMSYAEFFNERMQARYRAGGGRCC
- a CDS encoding carbon starvation CstA family protein, with amino-acid sequence MARVASKVGWALLSVLGAFCLGTVALHRGESINATWLVVAAVATFMIGYRFYSRFIAEKALRLDPTRATPARRHNDGLDYVPTDKWVLFGHHFAAIAGAGPLVGPVLAAQMGYLPGTMWILFGVVLAGAVQDFTILFLSVRRDGKSLGDMVRMELGPAAGVVAMIGVLMIMMIILAVLALVVVKALASSAWGTFTVAMTMPIALLMGVYLRYLRPGRVLEVSIIGFVLLMLSIWLGGRVAENPSMAPLFTYGGEALAWMLIAYGFCASVLPVWLLLAPRDYLSTFLKIGTVVVLALGILLAQPELRMPAVTRFVDGSGPVFSGNLFPFLFITIACGAVSGWHSLIASGTTPKMLANESEARMVGYGSMLMEAFVAIMAMISATVLQPGVYFAMNSPPGLIGTTVESAAQVISQWGFVLTPEVLTQTARDIGESSILSRAGGAPTLAVGMAQILHGLVGGEGMMAFWYHYAILFEALFILTTVDAGTRVGRFMIQELAGLAYAPLKRTDSWGANLIATAICVSGWGYFLYQGVVDPLGGINTLWPLFGIANQMLAAIALTLACVALVKMKRERFLWIPAIPTAWLVLCTLTAGWQKVFSSDIRVSFLAHARAFTSAMESGKVLAPAKSVEEMQRVITNDYVDAGLTVLFMMVVVMTLVFGLRAALAARRSEVPTARETPHVPQVATDA